The Quatrionicoccus australiensis nucleotide sequence CTTCGATATTGTCGCTTTCGCGTTGGTCGTCGAGGCGCATGTCGGTTCCTTAGCGGTAAAGATTGATCGCGTCGCGGGTTTGTTGCGCGACCTGGCGGGCGGCGGCGGCGAAATTCTCGTCCTTGCCGGCATAGAGAATGGCGCGCGAGGAATTGATCATCAGGCCGGTGCCGTTGGCGGTGCGGCCGGCGCGGACGGTGGCTTCGATGTCGCCGCCCTGGGCGCCGATGCCGGGCACGAGCAGCGGCATGTCGCCGACGATTTCACGGACGCGGGCGATCTCGGCCGGGAAGGTGGCGCCGACGACCAGCGCGCACTGGCCGGTCGTGTCCCAGGTGTGGGAAGTCAGGCGGGCGACGCGCTCGTAGAGCTTTTCGCCGCCGACATCGAGGAATTGCAGGTCGGAGCCGCCGGCATTCGAGGTGCGGCAGAGCAGGATGACGCCCTTTTTCTGGTAAGCCAGGTAGGGATCAACGGAATCGCGGCCCATGTAGGGGTTGACCGTCACGGCATCGGCCTGGAAGCGCTCGAAGGCTTCAATGGCGTATTGCTCGGCGGTCGAACCGATGTCGCCGCGCTTGGCGTCGAGAATGACCGGGATGCCGGGGTGCTTGGCGTGGATGTGGGCGATCAGCGCTTCGAGCTGGTCTTCGGCGCGGTGCGCGGCGAAGTAGGCGATCTGCGGCTTGAAGGCGCAGACCAGATCGGCGGTGGCATCGACGATGTCGGCGCAGAAGGCGAAGATCGCATCGTCACGGCCGTGCAGGTGGATAGGGAACTTGGCCGGATCGGGGTCGAGGCCGACGCAGAGCAGGGAGTTGTTCTTTTGCCAGGCGGCGGCAAGCATCTGGATGAAGGTCATGGGGCGTCCTTGGGCTTTGCAGACGGGAGGTAACGGGAGAATTTTTCCGGCAGCAGGCAGTTCTGCAGGCTGCGCTGGGTGAAGATGAAGCGGCCGTCGCAGACGAAACCGAGCTGCTGCCAGTCCACTTCCTTGTTGAGCATCATCGTGCATTCGATCAGGTCGCGCCGGCTGATCCGCTGGTTTTTCGGAAACAGGGCGAGAATGGAACCGTCGAAGCTGTTGCAGTCGTGCAGGAAGAAGGGTTCGGGCTTGCGCGTGCGGCCATTGACGTAGATGCGCGGGTGCTCGCTGATCGGGAAGGCGCGGCCCCACTGCCACCAGTTGCTTTCGTCGAAAACCTTGACGCGGCGGGCGAGCAGTTCTTCCTTGTGCTTGTCGAGATGCGGATGCTTGATGCCGTAGAGCATGCGGCGGGTGGCGCCGGTTTCGACGGTCTTCGAATAAACGAATTCCATGTTGCCCTTGGCGTGCGTGTAGATCTGGTCGGCCCCGGAGACGGCGCCGACCTTGACCGCGAAGACGTCGGCAAAGCGCACGCTGTGGTCGTCGCGCAGGAACATCAGCTGGCCGTCGGCCTCGACGCAGCGGCGGCCGTCGTCCATGCGCCGGTCCATGCGGCCCTTCTCGAAGCGGAAGATGGCGCAGTTCGGGGTGTGTTCGTCGAAGACGCGGACGTCGCCGGTCTCATAGAAATGCGTGATGCTGCCCTGCGCGTACAGCCAGGCGTTGAGCTTCTTGGCGGCGGTCAGCTTGATGAACTCGCGCGGCACGATGAAGACCAGTTCGCCGCCCGGCTTCAGGTGGCGGATGCATTTTTCGATAAAGAACAGGAAGAGGTTGCTGCGTCCGTCAAACAGTTCGGATTTGAGCTTTTTCTTGGTGTCGACCGCTACGTCCTGATAGCGGACATAGGGCGGGTTGCCGACGATGCTGTCGAACAGCTCGTTCTGCGGGTAGTCGAAGAAATCGCAGACACGGGCGCCGGGCGGCGCGACGCGCGCATCGACCTCGATGCCGACGCAATCGGCCTGGCGCGCCTGCAATTCCTTGAAGAAAGCGCCGTCGCCGGCCGAGGGCTCGAGCATGCGGCCCCGATTGCGGCAGAGGTCGAGCATGAAATCCACGACCTTGGGCGGTGTGAATACCTGGCCGAGCTGGGCGACGTCGCGGCTCATTCCGTCTTGTTGTCCGGCGTGGCGGGCGGGCAGGCGTCGGCTTGCCGCGCCTTCTTTTCCCAGTAGCGGGTGTTCTTGCTCTCGTCGGCGAAGCGGAAGCGGCCGTAAAGCTCGCAACCCTTCATGCCCGGATCGCACGGCAGGTTGTTGATCTTCGTGCAGCGATCAGCCACCTCGTGCGGACACCCCCAGCCGCCGGCCATGCCTTAGCCCGCCTTGCCCCAGGAGTCCTTGAGCGTGACGGCGCGGTTGAAGACCGGCTGGCCGTCTCTGGAGTCCAC carries:
- the pyrF gene encoding orotidine-5'-phosphate decarboxylase; translation: MTFIQMLAAAWQKNNSLLCVGLDPDPAKFPIHLHGRDDAIFAFCADIVDATADLVCAFKPQIAYFAAHRAEDQLEALIAHIHAKHPGIPVILDAKRGDIGSTAEQYAIEAFERFQADAVTVNPYMGRDSVDPYLAYQKKGVILLCRTSNAGGSDLQFLDVGGEKLYERVARLTSHTWDTTGQCALVVGATFPAEIARVREIVGDMPLLVPGIGAQGGDIEATVRAGRTANGTGLMINSSRAILYAGKDENFAAAARQVAQQTRDAINLYR
- a CDS encoding Eco57I restriction-modification methylase domain-containing protein — encoded protein: MSRDVAQLGQVFTPPKVVDFMLDLCRNRGRMLEPSAGDGAFFKELQARQADCVGIEVDARVAPPGARVCDFFDYPQNELFDSIVGNPPYVRYQDVAVDTKKKLKSELFDGRSNLFLFFIEKCIRHLKPGGELVFIVPREFIKLTAAKKLNAWLYAQGSITHFYETGDVRVFDEHTPNCAIFRFEKGRMDRRMDDGRRCVEADGQLMFLRDDHSVRFADVFAVKVGAVSGADQIYTHAKGNMEFVYSKTVETGATRRMLYGIKHPHLDKHKEELLARRVKVFDESNWWQWGRAFPISEHPRIYVNGRTRKPEPFFLHDCNSFDGSILALFPKNQRISRRDLIECTMMLNKEVDWQQLGFVCDGRFIFTQRSLQNCLLPEKFSRYLPSAKPKDAP